In Bacteroidia bacterium, one genomic interval encodes:
- the smpB gene encoding SsrA-binding protein SmpB: MAKKDFAPETVNKKASFDYFFEQKFEAGIVLTGTEVKSLRKAQVNLTDAYCVFKNNELWVKNIHIAEYKQGGYANHIAKSDRKLLMHKRELVKLQTKLKTKGTTLIPTRIYFNEKGFAKLEIALARGKKMFDKRQTEKEQEAKREVARVMKRF; the protein is encoded by the coding sequence ATGGCTAAAAAAGATTTTGCTCCCGAAACTGTCAATAAAAAAGCTTCTTTCGACTATTTTTTTGAGCAGAAGTTTGAAGCCGGCATCGTACTTACGGGTACTGAGGTAAAATCATTGCGCAAGGCACAAGTAAATTTAACTGATGCCTATTGTGTTTTTAAAAACAATGAACTGTGGGTAAAAAACATTCACATTGCAGAGTACAAGCAAGGCGGATATGCAAATCACATTGCTAAGTCCGACAGAAAATTACTGATGCATAAACGTGAGTTGGTAAAACTTCAAACCAAATTAAAAACCAAGGGTACAACATTAATTCCAACACGTATTTACTTTAATGAAAAGGGATTTGCAAAACTTGAAATTGCTTTAGCCAGAGGAAAGAAAATGTTTGATAAAAGACAAACAGAAAAAGAACAGGAAGCAAAAAGAGAAGTTGCCCGTGTGATGAAGCGTTTCTGA
- the recA gene encoding recombinase RecA, which translates to MSTVQAPDKEKLKVLQAAIERIDKTYGKGTIMRMGEDAIEPVEAIQTGSISLDIALGINGLPKGRVIEIYGPESSGKTTLAIHAIANVQKNGGIAAYIDAEHAFDRFYAQKLGCDIENLLISQPDNGEQALEIADNLIRSGAIDIIVIDSVAALTPKSEIEGEMGDSKMGLQARLMSQALRKLTASINRTKCCCIFINQLREKIGVMFGNPETTTGGNALKYYASIRLDIRRIGQIKDGDSVAGNRTRVKVVKNKVAPPFRQAEFDIMYGEGISKTGELVDLGVELNIVKKSGSWFSYGDTKLGQGRDSVKQLFADNPELADEIENKIKEAMNLKTA; encoded by the coding sequence ATGAGCACAGTACAAGCACCCGACAAAGAGAAATTAAAAGTTTTACAAGCCGCCATTGAGCGCATAGATAAGACCTATGGTAAAGGCACTATTATGCGCATGGGCGAAGATGCCATTGAACCGGTTGAAGCCATACAGACAGGAAGTATTTCATTAGATATTGCTTTAGGCATTAACGGACTTCCTAAAGGACGTGTAATTGAAATTTATGGACCCGAATCTTCAGGTAAAACAACATTAGCCATTCACGCTATTGCCAACGTACAAAAAAATGGTGGCATTGCAGCCTATATAGATGCAGAACATGCATTCGATCGTTTTTATGCTCAAAAATTAGGTTGTGATATTGAGAATCTTCTAATATCGCAACCCGACAATGGCGAGCAGGCACTTGAAATTGCAGACAACCTTATTCGATCCGGTGCCATTGATATAATCGTTATTGACTCTGTTGCTGCCCTAACGCCAAAGAGTGAAATTGAAGGCGAAATGGGCGATTCTAAAATGGGATTGCAGGCACGATTGATGTCACAGGCATTGCGTAAACTTACTGCAAGTATCAATCGCACTAAATGTTGCTGCATTTTTATCAATCAGCTTCGCGAAAAAATTGGGGTCATGTTTGGAAATCCTGAAACAACAACCGGTGGTAATGCATTGAAATATTATGCATCAATACGTTTAGACATTCGCAGAATTGGACAGATAAAAGATGGTGACAGTGTTGCAGGTAACCGCACACGTGTTAAAGTGGTTAAAAACAAAGTAGCTCCTCCATTCCGTCAGGCAGAATTTGACATTATGTATGGCGAAGGAATTTCTAAAACCGGAGAACTTGTTGACCTTGGTGTTGAACTAAACATTGTAAAGAAAAGCGGTTCGTGGTTCAGCTATGGCGATACCAAACTTGGTCAGGGACGTGATTCGGTGAAACAACTTTTTGCCGACAATCCTGAGCTTGCCGATGAGATTGAAAATAAGATTAAAGAAGCCATGAATTTAAAAACAGCTTAG
- a CDS encoding tetratricopeptide repeat protein: protein MRFTGFYLVCTSVLLIAACTNNKNETKETKDKIALLTENIKADSTNPKNYFDRATAYAQKSMFDLAYFDMEKAINIKPSDPEYLMLYSDLSFRMNKVKDARNALVKVRQMQPSNFDAAFKLAEIFLYTNNQEQSLLYLDTVLQKDPKNTKALLMQGFNLKEKKDTAAAITAFRNAVAIDPQFYEAQIQLGLLMYLQNNKLCVDYYTNALKIKPNSEEAMYGLGLWYQDNQEFNKAIQFYTDIIQINPKNKNAHFNLGYIHHEYLKVYDQAIKHYTDAINADPNYAEAYYNRGLCYEYVGNITAAKEDYTKALQLRQNNYPHAKEGLERVSR, encoded by the coding sequence ATGAGATTTACAGGATTCTACTTAGTTTGCACTTCAGTGCTTCTGATAGCAGCATGCACCAATAACAAAAATGAAACTAAGGAAACAAAAGATAAAATTGCTTTACTCACAGAAAACATAAAAGCCGACAGCACCAATCCAAAAAACTATTTCGACCGTGCCACTGCCTATGCCCAAAAAAGTATGTTTGATTTGGCGTATTTCGATATGGAAAAAGCCATTAACATCAAACCATCCGACCCGGAATATCTGATGCTTTATTCCGACCTTAGTTTCAGAATGAATAAAGTAAAAGACGCTCGCAATGCATTAGTGAAAGTGCGCCAAATGCAACCTTCAAACTTTGATGCTGCTTTTAAGTTAGCCGAAATATTTTTATATACCAACAATCAGGAGCAGTCATTACTTTACTTAGATACGGTATTACAGAAAGACCCAAAAAACACCAAGGCTTTACTGATGCAGGGTTTTAACTTAAAAGAGAAAAAAGATACAGCAGCTGCCATCACAGCTTTCAGAAATGCTGTTGCCATAGATCCACAATTTTATGAAGCACAGATTCAATTAGGTTTATTGATGTATTTGCAGAACAACAAACTTTGTGTGGACTATTATACAAATGCATTAAAAATTAAACCAAACAGCGAAGAAGCTATGTACGGACTTGGTTTATGGTATCAGGACAATCAGGAGTTTAACAAAGCCATACAGTTTTATACAGACATTATTCAGATAAACCCAAAAAACAAGAATGCGCATTTCAACTTAGGCTACATACATCATGAATACCTGAAAGTTTATGACCAGGCAATTAAACACTATACCGATGCCATTAATGCAGACCCCAACTATGCAGAAGCCTATTACAATCGTGGATTGTGTTATGAATATGTAGGCAATATTACTGCTGCCAAAGAGGATTACACCAAAGCATTACAATTGAGACAAAATAATTATCCACATGCTAAAGAGGGTTTAGAAAGGGTTTCAAGGTAA
- a CDS encoding T9SS type A sorting domain-containing protein: protein MKTNVKLFLLFMMVFANATAQTPGWQWLSRVGGYSGNGNGGSGSDEWVKDVKTDAQGNVYVCGRVCYGANFNGDTMTTYQGYFTLFMAKLNCEGNLVWVRTAGSTGNTADGEAYGLALDDYGNIYLTGFISANQFSPTQFFDTLITEETHDFFLAKFDTSGNYKWAKIAGPGPGVTGTGGFKIQITDDDMINVYGTGGGGSSGVFFPGYNISLSWCFSARFDTSGNINRLQNLGSVYGPRQNDYKISPTGDQYITGFFYLDSMVIGDTVLYKPYNAACPTCCNIFLVKFDSTGQFQWARNFGDTVYSFNKGYGLSMFGPDILLTGGLNTAANIDGFSPTNSLSTNIYMDIPFVAKFNSNGVCTWFTNSQHKYGSWATGGITTLSNGVSYYSGFFGGPAKFGTDSFASTGLTDIFLAEVSPSGVITSGTKITSMGSGDEPQCITHDSSGNVYVGGSNRSSLTLNGVTYPFQGGESDGFIAKWGTNCTVGIAEQESIPAEDLFLYPNPATTEINIQNKVQGITNITVYDVVGKKILSKKILSKELLVKIEVSSFSPGMYIVKATGNGYLSTAKFVRE, encoded by the coding sequence ATGAAAACAAACGTAAAATTATTTCTCTTATTCATGATGGTGTTTGCAAATGCAACAGCACAAACACCCGGTTGGCAGTGGCTGTCGCGTGTTGGCGGTTATAGCGGCAATGGCAATGGTGGCAGTGGGTCTGACGAATGGGTAAAAGATGTAAAGACCGATGCACAGGGCAACGTGTATGTCTGTGGAAGGGTATGCTATGGAGCCAACTTTAATGGCGACACCATGACTACCTATCAGGGCTATTTTACCTTGTTTATGGCTAAGCTAAACTGTGAAGGAAACTTAGTGTGGGTAAGAACGGCAGGCTCTACCGGAAATACAGCTGATGGAGAGGCTTATGGTCTTGCATTGGATGATTATGGCAATATCTATCTTACTGGATTTATTAGTGCCAACCAATTCAGTCCTACCCAGTTTTTTGATACACTGATAACAGAAGAAACACATGATTTTTTCTTAGCCAAGTTTGATACGTCAGGCAATTATAAATGGGCAAAAATTGCAGGACCGGGGCCGGGAGTAACCGGGACAGGTGGATTCAAGATTCAAATTACAGATGACGATATGATTAATGTTTACGGTACTGGAGGTGGAGGTTCTTCGGGAGTTTTTTTCCCGGGCTATAATATTAGTTTAAGCTGGTGCTTTTCAGCACGTTTTGATACTTCCGGAAATATTAACAGGCTTCAGAACTTAGGTAGTGTATATGGTCCAAGACAAAATGATTACAAAATAAGCCCAACAGGCGATCAGTACATTACAGGATTTTTTTATTTAGACTCTATGGTAATTGGAGATACAGTACTTTACAAACCGTATAATGCAGCCTGCCCCACATGTTGTAATATATTCTTAGTTAAATTTGATTCGACAGGGCAGTTTCAGTGGGCTCGTAATTTTGGTGATACAGTTTATAGCTTTAACAAAGGCTATGGGTTATCTATGTTTGGGCCAGATATATTATTAACAGGAGGACTTAATACTGCTGCAAATATTGATGGTTTCTCACCAACAAATAGTTTAAGTACTAACATATATATGGATATACCTTTTGTTGCAAAGTTTAACTCAAATGGTGTTTGTACGTGGTTTACAAACTCCCAACATAAATATGGTAGTTGGGCAACAGGAGGTATAACAACTTTGAGCAATGGAGTATCATACTACAGCGGTTTTTTTGGCGGACCGGCTAAGTTTGGTACGGATTCTTTTGCAAGCACAGGATTAACGGATATTTTTTTAGCAGAGGTATCACCATCAGGAGTAATTACATCCGGGACAAAAATCACAAGCATGGGTAGTGGTGATGAGCCACAGTGTATAACGCACGATAGCAGCGGCAACGTTTATGTTGGCGGTAGCAACAGAAGCAGTTTAACCCTAAATGGTGTAACCTACCCTTTTCAGGGAGGTGAATCCGATGGTTTTATAGCCAAGTGGGGTACTAACTGTACGGTGGGCATAGCCGAACAGGAGTCTATTCCGGCAGAAGATTTGTTTTTATATCCTAACCCGGCAACAACAGAAATAAATATTCAGAATAAAGTGCAAGGTATTACCAACATAACAGTTTATGATGTTGTAGGCAAAAAAATATTGAGCAAAAAAATACTGAGTAAAGAACTGTTAGTTAAGATAGAAGTATCGTCATTCTCACCGGGCATGTACATTGTAAAAGCCACAGGCAATGGGTATCTGTCAACTGCCAAGTTTGTGAGGGAGTAG
- a CDS encoding T9SS type A sorting domain-containing protein — protein sequence MKTNLKLFLLFMMVFANATAQTPGWQWLSRVGGYSGNGNGGSGPDEWVKDVKTDAQGNVYVCGRVCYGANFNGDTMTTYQGYFTLFMAKLNCEGNLVWVRTAGSTGNTADGEAYGLALDDYGNIYLTGFISANQFSPTQFFDTLITEETHDFFLAKFDTSGNYKWAKIAGPGPGVTGTGGFKIQITDDDMINVYGTGGGGSSGVFFPGYNISLSWCFSARFDTSGNINRLQNLGSVYGPRQNDYKISPTGDQYITGFFYLDSMVIGDTTLYKITTASGGSDLFLAKFDSSGNFKWVKQISDSVPSGNKGYGISFDPPNILLVGGINASVTFDGFTFHNNYDTSIYSNFPFIAKFSPSGNCIWATNSHHKYVTMATGGITTLSNGVSYYSGFFSGPAKFGTDSFASTVLTDIFLAEVSPSGVITSGTKITSMGGGDEPQCITHDSSGNVYVGGSNRSSLTLNGVSYPFQGGESDGFIAKWGTNCTVGIAEQESMPAEDLFLYPNPAKNSVTLRYSARTGGIITITSAVGQKMYNEKVATEGLVELSTQQWLPGIYFVTLQSNAGDCLVQKLIIIK from the coding sequence ATGAAAACAAACTTAAAATTATTTCTCTTATTCATGATGGTGTTTGCAAATGCAACAGCACAAACACCCGGTTGGCAGTGGCTGTCGCGTGTTGGCGGTTATAGCGGCAATGGCAATGGTGGCAGTGGGCCTGACGAATGGGTAAAAGATGTAAAGACCGATGCACAGGGCAACGTGTATGTCTGTGGAAGGGTATGCTATGGAGCCAACTTTAATGGCGACACCATGACTACCTATCAGGGCTATTTTACCTTGTTTATGGCTAAGCTAAACTGTGAAGGAAACTTAGTGTGGGTAAGAACGGCAGGCTCTACCGGAAATACAGCTGATGGAGAGGCTTATGGTCTTGCATTGGATGATTATGGCAATATCTATCTTACTGGATTTATTAGTGCCAACCAATTCAGTCCTACCCAGTTTTTTGATACACTGATAACAGAAGAAACACATGATTTTTTCTTAGCCAAGTTTGATACGTCAGGCAATTATAAATGGGCAAAAATTGCAGGGCCGGGGCCGGGAGTAACCGGGACAGGTGGATTCAAGATTCAAATTACAGATGACGATATGATTAATGTTTACGGTACTGGAGGTGGAGGTTCTTCGGGAGTTTTTTTCCCGGGCTATAATATTAGTTTAAGCTGGTGCTTTTCAGCACGTTTTGATACTTCCGGAAATATTAACAGGCTTCAGAACTTAGGTAGTGTATATGGTCCAAGACAAAATGATTATAAAATAAGCCCAACAGGCGATCAGTACATTACAGGATTTTTTTATTTAGACTCTATGGTAATTGGTGATACCACATTATATAAAATTACAACAGCATCAGGTGGCAGTGATTTATTCTTAGCAAAATTTGATTCATCAGGAAATTTTAAATGGGTGAAACAAATAAGTGATAGTGTCCCAAGTGGGAACAAAGGTTATGGAATTTCATTTGATCCACCGAATATTCTTTTAGTAGGTGGTATTAATGCTTCGGTAACGTTTGATGGTTTCACATTCCATAATAATTACGATACAAGTATATATTCTAATTTTCCATTTATTGCAAAATTTAGCCCTAGTGGGAATTGCATTTGGGCTACAAACTCACATCATAAATATGTTACCATGGCGACAGGTGGAATAACTACTTTGAGTAATGGAGTGTCCTATTACAGTGGTTTTTTTTCAGGACCGGCAAAATTCGGTACAGATTCCTTTGCCAGCACAGTACTAACGGATATTTTTTTGGCTGAAGTATCGCCTTCGGGAGTAATTACATCCGGGACAAAAATCACAAGCATGGGTGGCGGTGATGAGCCACAGTGTATAACGCACGATAGCAGCGGCAACGTATATGTTGGCGGTAGCAACAGAAGCAGTTTAACCCTAAATGGTGTATCCTACCCTTTTCAGGGAGGTGAATCCGATGGTTTTATAGCCAAGTGGGGTACTAACTGTACGGTGGGAATAGCAGAACAGGAGTCTATGCCGGCAGAAGATTTGTTTTTATATCCTAACCCGGCTAAAAACAGCGTTACCCTACGTTACAGTGCCCGTACAGGTGGTATTATTACCATCACTTCTGCTGTTGGACAAAAAATGTATAACGAAAAAGTGGCAACAGAAGGTCTGGTGGAACTCTCTACACAGCAATGGCTGCCGGGAATATATTTTGTTACCCTGCAAAGCAATGCAGGAGATTGTTTGGTTCAAAAATTAATCATCATCAAATAA